Sequence from the Strongyloides ratti genome assembly S_ratti_ED321, scaffold srae_scaffold0000033 genome:
aaaataaaatttttaattttttaacgtTTTCGTACTCATTTTgttgaataaaatttgtcCCTACCGAAACTGAAAAGTaccaaaatattattaataatttccttataaaatttgaattaaaattatattttctaatattttatgttttttaatttaaattcttATTACATAGTTGTCAGTGCTCATAaattacaaattaaaatgttatttaatattttaaagtgctaaagttattaaaataaaatcaaaaaaattttttatattctaatcatttttaaaatcaataaTCTAAGATTAAAGGAATATTTATTGAACACAATAATTTCACTCTTAAACtttgatattttttcttatttatatttatatattaattaataataaaaaaaattataaaatatagattaacaatttaaatttaaaaaaaagtttcaatttatatactattatcgtcttttaaaaaagttcaaaatttaaatattacagATGTgtgatgttttaaaattatttttgtgacatgaaacttttttaaggcaaaacaatatataaagataagtgtgaaagtttatcaaaacttacaataatttttttccctatataagaataataataataacataacttatgtaaaatattattaattaatgcttatatgtaaataatagcaaatctataaaaaaaagaatcttctgttattattaaaacatgtGTAGATATTCTACTAACAGAACTATCTCtttgatttatattattattattattaacacAATCAATTAATAATGGTGTACCACTTTCATTATCAGGTGTTATAATTTCTCTTAAGGGTTCCATATTCATAAATTCATTTCtataattattacaaaatgtTATTGTATTATTACCATAATTATTACCATCATATATAAGAATAGTTGTAGCCTGACTTGAATTAGTATCTGTTGTAATAAATGTTACTGGATAACCAGATTGATATGATCCTTGTCCATAACTGTCATTAAAATCTAAATCTggattattttgatttattgactcatatactttattatatgttaatGCACCAAGTGAATTTGTTCTTTCATTACGTAATAATTCTACAGAAGCAAAATTAATATCATCAACAGCAGCACACTCAACTTGTATATCACCAAcatgttttttatttcttaatcGATATActgttttcttttttctatatttattaatatataaacaatataataatccAAANNNNNNNNNNNNNNNNNNNNNNNNNNNNNNNNNNNNNNNNNNNNNNNNNNNNNNNNNNNNNNNNNNNNNNNNNNNNNNNNNNNNNNNNNNNNNNNNNNNNNNNNNNNNNNNNNNNNNNNNNNNNNNNNNNNNNNNNNNNNNNNNNNNNNNNNNNNNNNNNNNNNNNNNNNNNNNNNNNNNNNNNNNNTTATGACAAATAATAGtgttattgataaattaaaattaattttttaattaatcctaatattttatacataaaagTACATGAACGTAATGATATAGTTGCTGTTACAgttgtatatattattgaaGCAGTACAATTATAATTACCTATATCTTTACTTTCAAcatcataaataattaattttctattaacatcataatttgttttaatctaaacaatattaatttttttacttagtCTACTAGCAGTAATATTTTCACTATAAAATGTTCATATANNNNCTATATCTTTACTTTCAAcatcataaataattaatttactatcaacaccataatttttttcaatctGAATAACATTAAATCTTTTACTTGGTCTACCAGTGATAATATTTTCACCATTAAATGTCCATATAATATCACCAGGTTTTGGATATCCATGAAATTCACATGATAATGTTGCTATTGATTCATGATTAACAAATACTGTATCATTTGCACGTACTTGAAGATCACcttcaataaataaattatgtgAAAGTATTACTGgtttaaaatcattatttgtAGCTACACACTCATATTCACCTGTTTGCCATTTttgtacatttttaattgtaaaatttgaACCTTCATGTATTATTTGTTCATCACCAGATTTTCTCCAATATATTCTAGGTTTTGGATTACCATGTGTTTCACAATAAAATTCTGCCATTTCATTTtgattaacaatttttacttGTGATGAACTTATAAATTTAGGTtcatatttaacatttaataatattgtattgGAACCAGATCCTAATGCATTATTTACACGACATGTAAAACGTGAATTATGATCATCTGGTATTAGATGNNNNNNNNNNNNNNNNNNNNNNNNNNNNNNNNNNNNNTTATTAGAACCAGATCTTAATACATTATTTACACGACATGTGAAACGTGAATTATGATCATCTGGTATTAGATGttcaatatataaaactttttttgttgCTTTTTTAAGAAGTTCATTATTATGATACCATGTATATTTACCACTATGTTCTGGTTTTGAATTAACATTACATATGAGTCTAACTTCATCACCTTGTTTTAAAGTGTCATTATCACTATCAATTGTAACCTGTACTTGtggtttatataaaatatttattgtaactGATGATAATTGTGGATCATTAAATGCTGGatgaataataatacatgttaatttcatattatcaaattttggATCAATCATTGTATTTACCTTActataaatagtaaaatcttttttagaattaaatGTTGAATTTTTGTGTATTTGACCAGATTGTATTGGTAAAGAtgaatttctaaaatatttatcatatataacATCTGGTATATCATCACCAATCCATGAAAGAATATTATCTAATGTACCAGATTTTGTTATTGCCCAATATATTTTAGGTGTTGGATGAGTTTTTGACACAAAACATATTTCTTCTATTGGAACACCTTCTTttgcaaaaataaaatcaccATTCTTGNNNNTTGTACTTGtggtttatataaaatatttattgtaactGATGATAATGTTTGATGATTTAAAGATGGAtagaaattaatattttttaattttatattatcaaattttgaATCAATCATTCTATTAacattatcataaataataacatatttaatttttgtgtACTTGACCAGAGTGTATTGGTAAAGAtgaatttcaaaaatatttatcatatataacATCTGGTATATCATCACCAATCCATGAAAGAATAATATCAAATGTACCAGATTTTGTTATTGcccaatatattttaagtgTTGGATGAGTTTTTGACataaaacatatttcttCTATTGGAACACCTTCTTttgcaaaaataaaatcaccATTCTTGTGTTTTTTTCCATGACTttgtttatcaaaaattcCATAATCTTCTGGTAATTTAAGAACTTCTAAATAAGCTGGTTTagttttttcaaaattattattattttttgatgatGTAACTTGACATTCATAAAAACCATCATCCCATCCTGTAACATTTGTTATCTCCAAATCATATTCTCCTTTTATTGGACTTCCAACCATTCTAAATTGTGAAAACATTGGAAGATCTCTTTCTGTTCCTAAACCAAAACCTTCAAGAAGCCATTGAACTGTTCCCTcctattattataaattaaaaatattaataaaaaataaaaaaaaatataaactaaCTTGATTTTCAACatgacattttaaaataactgtATCACCAACATAGGCAGTAGTATTAACGGGTCCTTCAACAATTCTTTGTATTTTATCTTgtgaatataaattttctgctacaacattatttttagataaaattaataataaaataaaaataataaatttcattgttttaattttattcattttttttgaaaaaaaatttttttaatagtaaaaattttttcaaaaaaaggTTAATATTAAGTATAAGTTATTGTTACTATAAAGCCaatctataaataataaaaaaaaaagtttaaacaaaatttttaatattaaggacacaataaaatataggtaaagttaaaaaaaaacaacttttgcAAGTTGTAAAATTGAATTTAGTATTATATTCTGTTCAAGTATATTAATCATACTTCTACAAACTAACTATCATTGATAGAACAAAtgtattttaacattatatatatattataataaaaatgccGCGAACagaagatataaaaattaaattattaatagatTACTTATTAAGATTTATAgtataaatgtttaatttatattctgaataatattatacataatatatatatccaATGTATATACTATACAGTAagttacaatttttttaaaccagacgtttttatatataaagtaatgttatatcaaatatactacgatatattctttattgtaataatatataaattaataacttttgttttaattacaataaaaatgacAAAGAAAGTTAggttatttattataatattatataacaataaaattataaatttgtgtaataatttttgttttaaatagtataaaaaataagaataaaaaatcataaatataaca
This genomic interval carries:
- a CDS encoding Poly-glutamine tract binding protein 1; the encoded protein is MKFIIFILLLILSKNNVVAENLYSQDKIQRIVEGPVNTTAYVGDTVILKCHVENQEGTVQWLLEGFGLGTERDLPMFSQFRMVGSPIKGEYDLEITNVTGWDDGFYECQVTSSKNNNNFEKTKPAYLEVLKLPEDYGIFDKQSHGKKHKNGDFIFAKEGVPIEEICFMSKTHPTLKIYWAITKSGTFDIILSWIGDDIPDNGDFIFAKEGVPIEEICFVSKTHPTPKIYWAITKSGTLDNILSWIGDDIPDVIYDKYFRNSSLPIQSGQIHKNSTFNSKKDFTIYSKVNTMIDPKFDNMKLTCIIIHPAFNDPQLSSVTINILYKPQVQVTIDSDNDTLKQGDEVRLICNVNSKPEHSGKYTWYHNNELLKKATKKVLYIEHLIPDDHNSRFTCRVNNVLRSGSNXXXXXXXXXXXXXHLIPDDHNSRFTCRVNNALGSGSNTILLNVKYEPKFISSSQVKIVNQNEMAEFYCETHGNPKPRIYWRKSGDEQIIHEGSNFTIKNVQKWQTGEYECVATNNDFKPVILSHNLFIEGDLQVRANDTVFVNHESIATLSCEFHGYPKPGDIIWTFNGENIITGRPSKRFNVIQIEKNYGVDSKLIIYDVEIYRLRNKKHVGDIQVECAAVDDINFASVELLRNERTNSLGALTYNKVYESINQNNPDLDFNDSYGQGSYQSGYPVTFITTDTNSSQATTILIYDEMNL